The following is a genomic window from Solanum stenotomum isolate F172 chromosome 4, ASM1918654v1, whole genome shotgun sequence.
AGAAAATTACCTGGAGTGTTTACTCTGGGGAATGCCTTCTTATGAAGTAACTTCCAACTCTCCTCAGCATCCAAACATCGTGGTTCAAACAGGAAACAAGTTGGATCTATGTGTGTACACACGTCCTTCTTGCGCGTTGTGAGCAAAATCTTGCTTCGACTCCCCTTCCCCTTCGGAAAAGCATGTTTTACGCTATTCCAAAAATTTGTGGACCAAATATCATCCAACACAATCAAGCATCTTTTCCTCTGCTGAACAGTGTAAAGTGCCTTAACAAGCTCATCATCCATCATCATATTAATCCTTGTTCTATTTTCAGGTTCAAGTTTCATGAGGATACTCAGCAGCACTTCTCTAGCTTGCCATTGTCTCGAGATACTAGCCCACGCGAAAGCCTGGAAATGACTTTGTACATCACCATGACGATAGGCCTTCCGAGCAAGTGTTGTTTTACCAAGACCTCCCATTCCACATATCGCGAAAACTACATAAAActcatcattttcttcattGATCAACTCATCAACCAACTTATTCACCTCTTCTACTAATCCAACAAAGTCTTCGTCAACAAGATGAGAGTAAGATCTCGTTAACCATTGACTTCTCTCCGACGAGGTATCCCCTAGACATATAGCTCTTATGCCTGTATCAACATAAGTTTTCATACATCTTTTTATGTTATCAATTCTAGACATAACATCTTTTGTCTCCATGCCTATGTTATGTAAACTTATATTCTCCTTCCACAACGATCGATCCTTCCTCAATGCAACTTTATGCATATACTTCTCGAGGATATTTTCTACATCGTAAGCAACTTCTCTGATATCTGCAATCCAGTTACGAACTGTCTCATACTCAGGTTTTTTAGCATCTGCATCTTGTAAGAAGCATTGTATTCGATTTATTTCAGCGCGAATGTCTTGAATTTGATTGCTTACATTTGACAGGAATTTCGCCTCGTTCTTTAGTGTCTCGTATAGCATTTGCAAGAGGCCAAAGAGAGAACTATCATAcatttttgtgtttgtgttgaGAAAATAGACTATTCAGGGAGATTTAGGCGTTTTAGCTTTAAAGCTTTTGTTTTGAATTAGAATAGATTGGagaatcaaattaaatttcCTAGAAATTTCATAGCTACATGACAAGTAATTTAATACTATAGAAAGTGACATATTAACTACTTAAACTTAATGACTAAAACAAATAAGTTGAATGTAAGCTTTTCTTGATCAAGACTTGAGACTGTacaaattgtattttgtatagCATAATTGactttggaaatatttttgtaGATTTTGATTCCTCTATAATCATATTTTTTCCCCTACTTTGGTAGAGACATGTAGATCTACAATATAATATGTGAGTTCACGTGAACTTAGTAACTTTTGGCTTGATCCTGAATAGGTAGagaaaaagatcaaatataCTTTGGAACTATTCAAAATGAGTTAGTTTTGActagagggagttgctcggatggtaagaaCTTCTCACTTTCAACCCTAAGGttgtgagttcgagtcaccaaagAAGCAAAAATGTGGGTGCTCCTAGGCTggactaaaaaaaaagtcaattttATCCTCTGTTATATTTTTGCCTTAAAATCTTTACCATTACGTCTTTGGCTTAGAAACGCTGTCAAACTGTCAAAACAACTCGAAAATACCTTTCTTACTAATGGTTGTTCAGAAATGACCTCCAACTATTAGCTTGAAATCGACTGAAACTTGAGATGACGTAAAAAGTATAATAAGGAATATAATGTGTCCAGTATAAttgaatttgatctcttttATCGTATCATTCTTagagttgataaaataaatctattataattaatataataatataaaatttaaatagttataTAAGAAAAGATACACGATATCATGTAAATTAAACACTCTTACCTACTGTATAAGGAGTCACAAGGGAAACAAAAAGGTTATATGtcaatcttttttatttattaaaatgagAAGTGTTTATATAtactactactttttttttattatatgttaTTATATGTATCATACATTCAACCTCCAATCTCCAccccaatattttttttcttaacagcCGTTAGTAGGTTGAGTTGTTTTGATAGTTAAGGGGGTATTTTTACAATAAAACTGACTCATTTTGAATAGTTCAAAGTATATTTGATTCTTTTCCCgcatatttatcaaatatttataaatgttTAACTGTAAGCttaattagtattatttattgagttaaaatctctaaaattccataaaaatttcaatttctgaaTCCGCCTACGTATGATTTCATACGTGTGTTCATTCATATTGCATCAGTGCTTATGCTTTTATAATTTGTTGACTAAAGATTATTTAAAACAATTATTGTAGACGTGCCGACCATCGGTTATTATTTGGAACAATTTCATATAGTATTATACACTATAGTATAACTCTTTTAATATTCCAACTTAATTGGTGGATGTTGATAGTAGTGACAAGTACATTATTCCTGGactattcatattttaattgaaaaaatctCTGTTTTTATAGTAGGTAAAATGTAagtaaattttctttcttttccccATAGTACTAGTTACATTACATATGTATTATTAGGATATATTGAACAACTGAAATGTGTTTTATGATGTTTATATTCAAATAGGACAATTGATTCAAATGTGAACGGATTAAAATGGTGCTAAGTACATAGATAGCCAATTTTGGGATGGCTTGTTTAAGTCAAGCCCTAagttaataaattttacaagtctacttattttaaaacaactcagttatttttgtattcaCTTCAGTTATTCGTCCAAATTAACAGCTCATATATAACGGTGTGTGGGTGGGAATGGGGTGGGTTGGGGTAGGGGGGATTGGAGGGgttgttttatatattaatgATTTTTGTTGGCTATATTAATGGTGGTGGGGTACTTGAATCTTCTAGTTTGAATCTTCCTACTAGATGACCGTATTGAGAGGGTATTATTTTCTAATTCCATGCTTCATTTTCCAGCACAAATTCTCAAAGGAGTAGTCTTGATAGTTGTTTCATCAATTCCCATGAAGTTCATTAATCTATTATTCCTTCTCTGTTCATTTTTGCTAGTCACGTTCTGCTTATCAAGAATCaaactatataaacattgacaAACGTTTTAAGATGTATTtctcatcatattaatatttaaaatattaaattaatttaattcaatttagcttcaaaaaattaattaaatcgaCTCTAGTAAATCGAAATATGATAAATACTAAAAGTACGTAAACACATAAAGAGTACCATATTTATATGACTAAGGAACATGTActatatttagttattttaatattggaacatactccctctgtccctaattacttgttcattttgacaaatcaagaaagaacaatttttttttacctattataccaacaattaaatgattaattactttgaaaaacgTAGAACTTTTCAtacacttcataattaataggggtaaaatggtaaactcactatgtcattaattattttcttaattggtgtgtcaattcaaaaatgaacaagtaattaaagataGATGGAGTATTACCTAAACGCAAAACTAAAAATTTCGTTGAAAGCTTAATACCTACGGCATAATACCCAATGACAGtcaatgcatgcattaaaattttcaaatcaaactaagcaattactttttatataaatataaaagctaaagtcaacaaaaaaatattgtactagtgataaatataattcaaacattATCACAGTCGTACTAGACCAGACTTAGTAGTATCTTATTGGTCCATCTTTTTGACTAGGTAACGTGAATCTTCTTTATTACTGCTATAGTAGAAATGTTCTATCTTTAATTTTGACCAAAACTcgaaacataaattaaaatgtagtAAGACAATATGCTATTtaatttaaaccaaaaaaatatgaactaatagtatttttttttgtttttttcataaTCGAGAAATCTGAGAATCAGTGGTACACTAATTCCAAAATTTAGTAAATAATAGAGTTGTCTGACTAACAAAAGTGGattcatgttttgatatttatatattcttataaaaatctcaaataaagtacataaaataatatttaagttcatatttaattatttatatataaatattttattgatttcttaattattaatatgAATAAAAGCCACTAAATTTTTGTCCATCCAATCATTGGAGGATACCTCATTGGGCCAAAATAAATTGTTGAAAGTAAGTTATAATCTTGAACTTcatattcaattaattaattattgaaagattatctTAAATAGTCACTCATCTAAACTCTTAAACTAGGAAAAATCTTTTGAAGATATTTTGTGGATGAACcgtaaacaaattaaataataaatttaatttgcaAAAAATTAAAGTAGCTAAATTAAATAGTTGATGTAACAATAGTCAatcaaattctttaattaatttaattacttgtccaacATGACTAAATTCTGATTTTCCTATAGGGTTCCTTGTTTCATGCATTGAATTTGCATTCTACTCAATCATTTTCCAAAttataaatgatgaaaaatgatgataatattaattggaatatttttgtcaaattgtatatatccacataaattTCACGTGTTCCTGTATAAGTCCAACAAGTCAGTAGCAATGCAGACACCACAAAATTTCTATATTCATTACGTTTTACTTTTCGAGAattaaattatatgtatattgtgattaatattttaagatgtacatttttactatatcaataagagaaaaattacaacttatagtattattcatatatttttcaactatctaaattttgattttaaaaatattggagtGTAATCTATAgctttatttgtaatttttatctTGCTATATATGTTGTTGCCATATTTTTCTTGCAATCCTACACTAAACACATTTCTTTTGAAACGATGGTCTTtcaaaaacaacctctctacctctatAAAGGTAGGTGGGAGTAATGTTTGAGTACATTCTATACTTCTAGACTTCACCTGTAGAACTATGctgtgtatgttgttgtataATCAATTAGTTTCGacgattagtcaaattgactctcgaaaaataaTATGTGACAAGTATTttgaaacggaggaagtaatatCTAGCCATTTCTTCAACGTTCAATTAATTTTGTAGTCctttattttacaaatttattttaaattttatgtcatttttgtcaataaaataaaataattatgttcAAAGTCTTTTAAGCTTATATTTCAAAGTTGTTGAATTGTTCGTACTCCGTACGAGTTTTGCTACAATTGCGGTATGCTTGAAGTTTCAAAGTCATGTTATAAAGAAACCTAATACTATTATGAAATTACGTCTATACTTTCTATATTATAGGTAACGTAGaagatatctttttttttatttttaatttagtgtaaTATTGTCTTGAACGGGAGTTTTAGTATAATTGGTAAAATTATTGTCATATGATCAAGAAGTCATGAGCCATGAAAACAATCTCTATGACTATATACAATAAACTCTTGTGGTTCGATCTTCTCCTGAGCCCCACATATAATGGGTTAACTAGCAAAGTACATATACATACACTCAAATTCGACCTCAAATATCTATTTGATACTTATTTACCCGAttcaattcaacttaaccaGTCCAAATTTGAGCTACGAGGTTTATTTCCATGCGCTATATTAATTTTACATCCATAAAGTTGGTGGAGTCACATGAATCTTCCAACTAAATGaccatataatttattttgttcaattttattaattactttCTTATTTTCCTGCATATATTTTCAAGATTAGGCTTTGATATACTGGGGTCTTTTGATAATTGACGTTTCATCAAATTTCCAAGAAGTTCATTCCAATCAACATAAATTGTGTAGTCCCCATTCTAGAAAGTATAGTACAATTTTGTCCTTTTCGAAAAGCTCGTCCATTTGGGCCGACCCATtctagaaataatatatttgggCCGACCTTAAGTGGACACCCCTCCTTAAGTGTGGTGGAAGTCACCAATCTAGGTTAAAAAGAACCTTCTAGACTGTCCATGCATATTACATATCTTAAATCCACATTTTGTTGTATAATattacaccaaaaaaaattgaaactaaaattgTAGGGGGCACTCAATGAAGAGAACCCTTCCAAAAATTGGCATATGTCACTGATTGCAGCGAGCACACAATATTCTTTAGTAAAAGGCGAAAGAATAATTGCACAATAGACAATAAAATTATAAAGGGCATCACGATGCACTAAATTCTCGTTATGCGAGGGGCTTAGGGAAGGCCTAATCAGAACAGTCTATTATACACAATTTTATCTTGCATTTCTGTGAAAGGATGTTTCCACATCTCGAACCTCATGCCTCTTAATCATATGACAATAGATTGGACAAGTCTTTGGCCTTTCAGAATAGTGAGGGAGGAAAAGAGTTGATCGAAGCTGAGTGTAGAAATTGTTACTATAGACAAGTGATGTATGCATCAACTCACTTTGTTACTgtacatgatattttttttaaacaactAAATGTCGATGCAAATAAGCTCGATCTttgaacaaaattaaattttatagaatcatattaaaatattttaaaaaatcgacTTTATTACCAACGACACATTGTTTAATCAAATTCAATTCTCTCGATTAATACGTTCATCTAGAAGAGCCATATATAAAAGTATTTGAATCAATCCAAATAAGACCAAAACAAAAAGGCATAGTAAGAGGAggattcttctcttcttcattcGGGACGAAACTCCACTCCTTGAACAATGAGGCCACCTTTTGCTTCGAGACGTTGAGTCTCCATTAATCGCGCATCAACATCTCCGTCTTCTCCTGCATCATTGAAAAAGTCTCCCATTTTTAATTCCATCCATCCATCACCTCTTTTGAAGGGTAGTGTCTCTCTAGGTCCTCGTCCTGCAAAATGTACAACACTAGCTCGTTGTTCTGCTTCTTTTACGCTCATAGAATCAACAAATCTAACAACTGCATTAACGGTTTCCAGGCCATGGAATTTATCTTCCAATTTGAACACTAGATAAGCAACATATTTGGTTCTTTTTGATAGTCTTCGAGTTTCAATTTTGCCTCGAATATCAAGCCAACAAACCCACTTGAGTTTTGCCACTTCCCCGAATCTACAAAAAAATTCACCTTTATCAATAATTATTACTAATTCCTTTCAAATTTTATACTAGTACATAGAAAGATAAGATACCGCAAATATATAAAACCTGGAGTCAGAGTGAGGTAACCATTCCCAATAGTCTGGTGTATTACTCCATTCAATATCAAGTCCTCTTGCTGCTATCATGAAACATTTCTTTCCCGTTTTCTTATCTCGTGAAAAACTCTATTTGACATATCAAATCACAAACATAAgacattataaattataaaacaatttgaaaaaggTCTTATAGACCACTTAGTAGCCCTTATGAATGGGCCAGGCTAGTAACGGGTCTGGCCTATTCTTATGGTGTATGATTGGGCACAACACATGCCAATCCAGCTCACTTGACATGACTAGCTACAACTGGCCGCGCATTATACCATACATAAAACACATCAATAGCCATGAGTGTCATTTTCATTGTACAATTAGTCAGACTTATTTGTATTCATGCCAATAATTAACTACATGTTTGGTGGCCTGGTTCCAGGCCCAGGCCACCTAACAACCCTTATGAATGGGGAAGGCTAGTCatgaattcaaattataaaagaaacaatacCATTTTCCCTTCATCAATAAGAATTGGAGATTTAGCGTCCACGCCCCGATCGCCAGCGTCATCATCGTCATCAGATTTAATATGTAATGATGACATTAGTTCGTCAACAACCTTTTTGATGCAATCTGCCTCATCCCTAAATGTTACAATAAAAAGAACAATTATTTAGATCGAAATTTAGAAATCTAacttttttttgtctcaatttatgtgatatcatttggtttgacataaaatttaagaaagaaaagaacaaaatttgaaatttatgatctaAAAAGAACCTTAAACACTTGTATGGAGTTGTAAATCATTTGATTAAGagtaaaaatcaaatttaaagttAAGTTCCTTCTATTTATATAAAGgtgatattcttttttgaatggactaaaagaaagtgtcacataaatagGCACAAAGAGAATACAAGATTATAGAATTTATATTTAAAGTATACTCtctttatgatattatatataccttattttattaattttaattattcttgCACAACATAAAAAGCACTATGCTTCTTGAATTGCCCATGAGGGCAAAGCTCGAAAAATACTATTCCTTATATCCCAATTTAAGCTTGCATACGAATATGCGATATGAAGTCAagatttcaaatcaatatttgaaTATGAGATTTGGAAATCAGAAACTGAAATCAATCTCCAAAAAACATGATTTGGAATTTcaaatcatgttttttttttatatggagaatTTGGGATTCCAAATCACATGCCCAAACACTGATTTGAAATCAAGACTTCATATTGCATGTCTAAACGCAAGCTAAGTGTCTCACTTTCCTCTTTGATTTGTCCATAAGAGATtctctttctatatttagtgTGTTTTTCAATTCCAACAATCTTCACGACAagtttaaaacaacaaaatttctctttattttttttttaaatttccgtGCCCAATCAAATTAAGAGATCTATATTGTGACGGAGGGGGgtaataagaaaaagaaaaataatcttaCTTGTAATTTTGCAAATGGTGCCCTACTATTTTCCCAGACTCAGCAAATGCATCCCTCCATCTTTGAATTTTCTCCATatcatctttatattttttctcgTGTTTGGAAAAAGACTCAGCAAAAGTTTNNNNNNNNNNNNNNNNNNNNNNNNNNNNNNNNNNNNNNNNNNNNNNNNNNNNNNNNNNNNNNNNNNNNNNNNNNNNNNNNNNNNNNNNNNNNNNNNNNNNNNNNNNNNNNNNNNNNNNNNNNNNNNNNNNNNNNNNNNNNNNNNNNNNNNNNNNNNNNNNNNNNNNNNNNNNNNNNNNNNNNNNNNNNNNNNNNNNNNNNNNNNNNNNNNNNNNNNNNNNNNNNNNNNNNNNNNNNNNNNNNNNNNNNNNNNNNNNNNNNNNNNNNNNNNNNNNNNNNNNNNNNNNNNNNNNNNNNNNNNNNNNNNNNNNNNNNNNNNNNNNNNNNNNNNNNNNNNNNNNNNNNNNNNNNNNNNNNNNNNNNNNNNNNNNNNNNNNNNNNNNNNNNNNNNNNNNNNNNNNNNNNNNNNNNNNNNNNNNNNNNNNNNNNNNNNNNNNNNNNNNNNNNNNNNNNNNNNNNNNNNNNNNNNNNNNNNNNNNNNNNNNNNNNNNNNNNNNNNNNNNNNNNNNNNNNNNNNNNNNNNNNNNNNNNNNNNNNNNNNNNNNNNNNNNNNNNNNNNNNNNNNNNNNNNNNNNNNNNNNNNNNNNNNNNNNNNNNNNNNNNNNNNNNNNNNNNNNNNNNNNNNNNNNNNNNNNNNNNNNNNNNNNNNNNNNNNNNNNNNNNNNNNNNNNNNNNNNNNNNNNNNNNNNNNNNNNNNNNNNNNNNNNNNNNNNNNNNNNNNNNNNNNNNNNNNNNNNNNNNNNNNNNNNNNNNNNNNNNNNNNNNNNNNNNNNNNNNNNNNNNNNNNNNNNNNNNNNNNNNNNNNNNNNNNNNNNNNNNNNNNNNNNNNNNNNNNNNNNNNNNNNNNNNNNNNNNNNNNNNNNNNNNNNNNNNNNNNNNNNNNNNNNNNNNNNNNNNNNNNNNNNNNNNNNNNNNNNNNNNNNNNNNNNNNNNNNNNNNNNNNNNNNNNNNNNNNNNNNNNNNNNNNNNNNNNNNNNNNNNNNNNNNNNNNNNNNNNNNNNNNNNNNNNNNNNNNNNNNNNNNNNNNNNNNNNNNNNNNNNNNNNNNNNNNNNNNNNNNNNNNNNNNNNNNNNNNNNNNNNNNNNNNNNNNNNNNNNNNNNNNNNNNNNNNNNNNNNNNNNNNNNNNNNNNNNNNNNNNNNNNNNNNNNNNNNNNNNNNNNNNNNNNNNNNNNNNNNNNNNNNNNNNNNNNNNNNNNNNNNNNNNNNNNNNNNNNNNNNNNNNNNNNNNNNNNNNNNNNNNNNNNNNNNNNNNNNNNNNNNNNNNNNNNNNNNNNNNNNNNNNNNNNNNNNNNNNNNNNNNNNNNNNNNNNNNNNNNNNNNNNNNNNNNNNNNNNNNNNNNNNNNNNNNNNNNNNNNNNNNNNNNNNNNNNNNNNNNNNNNNNNNNNNNNNNNNNNNNNNNNNNNNNNNNNNNN
Proteins encoded in this region:
- the LOC125862101 gene encoding F-box protein PP2-B10-like, giving the protein MEKIQRWRDAFAESGKIVGHHLQNYKDEADCIKKVVDELMSSLHIKSDDDDDAGDRGVDAKSPILIDEGKMSFSRDKKTGKKCFMIAARGLDIEWSNTPDYWEWLPHSDSRFGEVAKLKWVCWLDIRGKIETRRLSKRTKYVAYLVFKLEDKFHGLETVNAVVRFVDSMSVKEAEQRASVVHFAGRGPRETLPFKRGDGWMELKMGDFFNDAGEDGDVDARLMETQRLEAKGGLIVQGVEFRPE